A genomic region of Mus musculus strain C57BL/6J chromosome 7, GRCm38.p6 C57BL/6J contains the following coding sequences:
- the Tmem265 gene encoding transmembrane protein 265, with protein sequence MEDKEKAAESLVSNMEAAHSPSPIHCRWLRLQYLAATSIICGCSCLGIMALVFAIKAEERHKAGQSEEAICLRARARRLILASFAVWLAVLFLGPLLLWLLSYTIAQAE encoded by the exons ATGGAGGACAAGGAGAAGGCAGCGGAGAGCTTGGTGAGCAACATGGAAGCTGCTCATTCTCCATCCCCTATCCACTGCCGCTGGCTCCGCCTCCAATATTTGGCGGCTACTAGCATTATCTGTGGCTGTTCTTGCCTGGGGATCATGGCTCTTGTGTTTGCCATCAAG GCAGAAGAGCGGCATAAGGCAGGCCAGTCGGAGGAGGCCATATGCTTGAGGGCACGGGCCCGGAGACTCATTCTGGCCAGTTTTGCTGTCTGGCTTGCTGTCCTTTTTCTGGGCCccctgctgctgtggctgctctCCTACACCATTGCTCAGGCTGAATAA